The following proteins are co-located in the Pelecanus crispus isolate bPelCri1 chromosome 5, bPelCri1.pri, whole genome shotgun sequence genome:
- the NEMP2 gene encoding nuclear envelope integral membrane protein 2: protein MDVIQKQNENCYCYVQNRTIHLQYIWSTLQVKVNSREMFRFEPILEKSNCRNSETVFEFAACVVQIFWKPETSTETFISIKQYGEDICFKIQPFKTEPYTVSVKREMLDGKLLFLFVAGIFLFHFANSLSRSAKFFYLSGIILGVLALLVFVLLTLKRFIPRHSTFWILMSGCWMSSLYFIYCFKENMQWLWSEHRNYLLGYFLAVGITSFATCYQHGPLTTELSITLFTWTLQLTAFVLIYCGVTVPQVAYAVIAVSLCSKGVGYPLGAACHIGRKMKNHFKSKKLVFKCLTEEEYQEQGETETMRALEELRSFCRNPDFPSWLAVSKLQSPHRFAGFILGSPHVSPAETKAHDQEYGIGSFFLEEQLFETRAESQQDDPANSIHEEDEEDEDEMHEQISFPYATELL from the exons ATGGATGTCATccagaaacagaatgaaaactgtTACTGCTATGTGCAAAACAGAACCATTCACTTACAGTACATTTGGTCGACTCTTCAG gtAAAAGTtaacagcagagaaatgttCAGGTTTGAGCctattttagaaaaaagcaaCTGTCGTAATTCAGAAACTGTTTTTGAGTTTGCTGCATGTGTTGTTCAAATCTTCTGGAAACCAGAGACATCTACAGAAACTTTCATAAGCATAAAACAATATGGAGAGgatatttgtttcaaaatacagcCCTTCAAAACTGAACCGTACACTGTGAGTGTGAAACGAGAAA TGCTAGATGGAAAactcttgtttttgtttgtagctggaatttttctgttccattttgcAAACAGCCTGAGCAG GAGTGCCAAGTTCTTTTACCTTTCTGGAATAATACTGGGTGTTCTTGCTCTGCTAGTCTTTGTCCTGTTGACACTTAAAAGGTTTATTCCAAGG caCAGTACCTTCTGGATCTTAATGAGTGGCTGCTGGATGTCCTCTCTCTATTTTATTTACTGCTTCAAAGAGAATATGCAGTGGTTGTGGTCCGAACACAGAAACTACTTGTTGG GGTATTTTCTGGCTGTTGGAATTACCAGCTTTGCCACTTGCTATCAGCATGGACCGCTTACCACTGAACTGAGCATAACCTTGTTCACGTGGACGCTACAATTAACAGCCTTTGTCTTGATTTACTGTGGTGTCACCGTACCTCAAGTTGCGTATGCAGTAATAGCAGTCAGTCTCTGCTCAAAAGGCGTGGGTTACCCCCTTGGTGCTGCTTGTCACATAGGCAG AAAAATGAAGAACCACTTTAAATCAAAAAAATTAGTGTTTAAATGCCTTACTGAAGAGGAATATCAAGAACAAGGTGAAACAGAAACTATGAGAGCTCTGGAGGAGCTACGCTCATTCTGCAGGAACCCTGACTTCCCATCATGGTTAGCTGTATCTAAACTCCAGTCCCCACATAG GTTTGCAGGTTTTATTCTGGGATCTCCCCATGTCTCACCTGCAGAAACAAAGGCACATGATCAGGAATACGGCATTGGGAGCTTCTTCCTGGAAGAGCAGCTCTTCGAGACAAGGGCAGAATCTCAGCAAGATGATCCAGCCAATTCCATCCATGAAGAAGAtgaggaggatgaagatgaaATGCATGAACAAATTTCATTTCCATATGCTACTGAGTTGCTCTGA
- the MFSD6 gene encoding major facilitator superfamily domain-containing protein 6, whose product MAADDKVAILTDDEEDQKRKYVLADPFNGISKDQDLPSQSESPSMETTTVPDEELDWLEKHCVKINNDLLISKVFYFFFYSAYGSLYPLLPVYYKQLGMSPSQSGLLVGIRYFIEFCSAPFWGVVADRFKKGKIVLLFSLLCWVLFNLGIGFVRPATLRCVPKGLPPPHPTNASSLLTTVSQNASMSFPLATVGTASPKVRGKRDLLTSSPVTLETTGTANSEIMFLLPTQSNDVEFVLENSTHLIVKNTTTSPVSPGNATLSSTPAAITTKPMPSDQAVLVYDQQEVEAIFLLILLVVIIGEFFSASSVTIVDTVTLQYLGKHRDRYGLQRMWGSLGWGLAMLSVGIGIDYTRTEVSIEGQGCKAPEYKNYRIVFIVFGVLMTMALIVATQFRFRYAHFKQEENKRKEVEISQVDRSASNESSDNTPTSMSQSQSFSFWDLIKLLCSIQYGSVLFVAWFMGFGYGFVFTFLYWHLEDLNGTTTLFGVCSVLSHVSELTAYFFSHKLIELVGHIRVLYIGLACNTARYIYISYLENAWTVLPMEVLQGVTHAAIWAACISYLSAAVPPELRTSAQGILQGLHLGLGRGCGAMVGGVLVNYFGPAATFRGIGMACLVILLLFALIQWLLVPDEEEEKTMLAERIPVPSSPVPIATIDLVPQQSEDVMPRTEPRLPLKKTKHQEEQEDVNKPAWGISSSPWVTLAYAVYQIKEMVKLSKTNPTPENQPLQKINENCSASSASSARQPQNPTDSGQSRNRSAPTTPTATSDSQVDGDRVVSDHDAQPAAAGP is encoded by the exons ATGGCCGCTGATGATAAGGTTGCCATTCTAACCGATGATGAAGAAGACCAGAAGAGAAAGTATGTGCTTGCTGATCCTTTCAATGGCATTTCCAAGGATCAAGACTTGCCATCCCAGAGCGAATCCCCTTCGATGGAGACAACCACTGTCCCAGATGAAGAGCTAGACTGGTTAGAGAAGCACTGCGTCAAAATAAACAATGATCTTctgatctcaaaggtcttttattttttcttctattctgcATACGGCTCTCTCTACCCCTTGCTGCCTGTGTATTACAAGCAGCTGGGTATGTCACCCAGTCAGAGCGGACTTCTGGTGGGCATCAGGTACTTTATTGAGTTTTGCAGTGCTCCCTTCTGGGGAGTGGTGGCAGATCGCTTCAAGAAAGGGAAGATTGTCCTCCTCTTTTCGCTTTTATGCTGGGTTTTATTTAACCTGGGGATTGGATTTGTTAGACCAGCCACCTTAAGATGCGTACCAAAGGGCCTTCCCCCACCACATCCCACCAATGCAAGCAGCCTTTTAACAACCGTTTCGCAAAACGCCTCGATGTCTTTTCCGCTAGCCACAGTGGGTACTGCATCACCAAAAGTTCGTGGGAAGAGAGACCTGCTCACTTCCAGTCCAGTCACTTTGGAAACAACAGGGACAGCCAATTCCGAAATAATGTTCCTGTTACCTACGCAGAGCAATGATGTGGAGTTTGTCTTGGAAAACAGTACCCATTTGATTGTGAAAAACACCACCACTAGCCCGGTCTCACCAGGGAACGCAACTCTGAGTAGCACCCCAGCTGCCATCACCACAAAGCCGATGCCTTCTGACCAAGCTGTGCTCGTTTATGATCAACAAGAAGTAGAAGCCATCTTTCTACTCATTCTGCTGGTCGTCATAATAGGAGAATTTTTCAGTGCTTCCTCTGTTACTATTGTGGACACTGTAACACTGCAGTACCTTGGCAAACACAGGGACCGGTATGGATTGCAGCGTATGTGGGGGTctctgggctgggggctggccaTGCTCTCCGTGGGAATTGGCATTGACTATACCCGTACAGAGGTTAGCATTGAAGGTCAAGGATGTAAAGCTCCTGAGTACAAGAACTATAGGATAGTTTTCATCGTTTTTGGTGTTCTGATGACAATGGCGTTAATTGTGGCCACCCAGTTTCGATTTCGTTACGCGCACTTCAAGCAAGAGGAGAATAAGAGAAAAGAGGTAGAAATCTCACAGGTGGACAGAAGTGCCTCAAACGAATCCTCTGATAACACTCCTACCAGTATGAGCCAGTCACAGTCTTTCAGTTTTTGGGACCTAATAAAACTGCTGTGTAGTATCCAGTACGGCTCAGTGCTCTTCGTGGCATGGTTCATGGGGTTTGGATATGGCTTTGTGTTCACCTTTCTTTACTGGCACTTGGAAGACCTGAATGGCACCACCACTCTCTTTGGAGTTTGTTCTGTGCTCAGTCACGTGTCTGAGCTGACTGCCTACTTCTTCAGCCACAAATTGATTGAATTGGTTGGTCATATCAG AGTCCTTTATATTGGTCTTGCCTGTAATACTGCTCGATACATTTACATCTCGTATCTGGAAAACGCCTGGACTGTTCTTCCGATGGAAGTACTTCAAG GCGTCACACATGCGGCTATATGGGCGGCGTGTATTTCGTACCTTAGCGCGGCAGTGCCTCCGGAGCTGAGAACATCAGCCCAGGGAATCCTGCAAGGTCTCCACTTGGGTCTGGGCAGAGGATGCGGGGCTATGGTTGGAGGGGTTTTGGTCAATTACTTCG GTCCTGCTGCCACATTCAGAGGAATAGGGATGGCTTGTTTAGTGATTCTTCTTCTGTTTGCACTGATTCAGTGGCTGTTGGTTCCTGATGAAGAAGAAG aaaagaCAATGCTGGCGGAAAGGATCCCAGTGCCTTCCAGTCCTGTTCCCATAGCAACTATTGACCTTGTACCACAGCAGTCGGAAGATGTCATGCCTCGGACTGAGCCCAGGCTCCCTCTAAAGAAAACGAAACACCAAGAGGAGCAAGAGGATGTGAACAAGCCTGCCTGGGGCATCAGCTCTTCTCCTTGGGTCACCTTAGCTTATGCTGTCTACCAGATAAAAGAGATGGTTAAACTATCCAAAACCAATCCAACTCCCGAGAATCAGCCTTTGCAG AAAATCAATGAGAATTGCAGTGCTTCATCAGCCAGCTCAGCAAGACAACCCCAAAATCCGACAGATTCTGGGCAGTCCAGAAATCGTTCAGCACCAACAACACCTACAGCAACATCAGATTCCCAAGTAGATGGCGACCGCGTTGTGTCGGATCATGAtgctcagcctgctgctgcagggcccTGA